Part of the Psilocybe cubensis strain MGC-MH-2018 chromosome 11, whole genome shotgun sequence genome is shown below.
AACCGATATAAAGCCAAGACGGATGTTGTGAATCTCTCAAGCCACTGCATTTCCATCCTGCTTGTATCATGCACTTGTTGAACCTCAAGCTCTCTACATTCCTCCGTGTTGTTGCGTTTTGTACGGCACTAACCCAAGCTCGCATGTCAGTCCGTGTAAGTTGGAATTTCTTTTCAGAAGGAGTTCGCCTTCAAGACCTGACGAAAATTGCAGAATACTATGGTGGAGCCGTCAGTTATCTTCTACGACGACGTCAACCAAATCGGTGCTTCCTATTCTCCAGCACAAATCATCCCGGGAGACTGTCAAACCCTGCCTGGTAACTGGTTGGACAGGGCACAAAGTGTCCTCATTGGACCGGGATACACCTGCAACTTCTACGTGTGCGTATTTAGTAGAAACTACAAGTTATTCAAATCTCATTTATGACTTCGATGCATTTTAGCAATTCTGGATGTGAAGGAGTGGGCCAACAGCTTTCTGGAATTGTCGGTGTCCTTTCTATGTCGTCATGCCCTCCTCTTTACAACAGCATTGAGTCCTTCTCTTGCAATAAGGCGGTCTGATTGTGCGTGAGATAAGAAAGTCGGAAGTAAATTAGATATTAAATATATATTTTTGTGTTTATGCTTATGCTCGACTCCTTTGTTGAACTGCGTTTATGTTCGTTGTGGTTGGGCATACATTTGTGAGACGAGTCAACTTATGCCCACGGCTTATGCCGGttcggagtttgaaatatTGATTGCCGACGGGTTTATCCAAAGTTTAATTTCAGGTACCTTAAACACCACTTCATCTTCCACAAATGAGAAGAACACCGCAAAGATGCAATGCTAAATTCATGCTTTCGACTAAAACAGAATGAAGGGCTTAAAGCAGCATGAATCCACCTTCTACGTAAATTGGTTGACCAGTGATGTATCCGCATCTATTGAAAACGAATCAGATCATCAGCGTGAAGAATACCAATCCGCGTATCTTACTTCATTAAGAAAATGTATGCCTCAGCAATCTTAGGCAAATTTTCCACCGATGTCAAATTTATTTCTACGTTGGAAAATGCTATGCTTATGCTTACCTCACTAGGCTCTCCAGCACGCTTGAGGAGAATTTTCTCGTTGTACGCTTTCACAATgctatctttgtgttcgcCGAACATTTTATCGAGAATCTTTGTCATAAATTATCAGTATTTTGATGGCCTCTTATAATCACAATTGATAAACCAACCTCTGTGTTAATCTGGGTAATGATCAACAAAATAAGTCAATACGTGTGTAGTTCGGACTGAGTGAAACGCTCAGAACTAACCATACCGGGGCATACGAGGTTTACACGAATAGGAGAAAATTCTAATGCCAGTCCCCTGGTCAAACCCTCCAATGCAGAGACTGCACCGCTGGCCAAATATCCCCCTGGGAAAGGCCTGTGTCCGGCTACCCCTATCAGTGTGTTCTTCATCAGCAACTGATCCCTCATAAATACAATGACAATGTACCTCCGGTAAGTATCAAGGACCCTCCTGGATTGAATTTGACATTCCTCGCAAGAATGAATGGTCCCCAGAACCCGAGTGTAAAAATGGCTTTTGGTTAACAAGTTAGAACGAGTAATATCGCCGTAGGTGTTATATTCTCCAACCTTGGCCTTCTTCCGCGGACTGAACGTTTGAATAAGGCAACCCTCcaccttcttctcccttGGGAACCTCCCCACCCGTCCAGACAACATGGTCTACAAGACCTAACGCGGCTGCGAAGGCCTTGACTGCGCTGGAATCCTTTGCATCCAGGACCTCTCCACGGACCTCGCCAGGTAGGTTATAGGCTTTCAAACGTGAGACTGCGCCTTCTACACGGCCTTTATTGCTCGATGCAATAATCACAGTCGCTGCAAGGTACTGGAGGGAAGCAAGAGCAACACCAAAGCCGATTCCGGACGAGCCGCCTACTACGACGATGGTCTTATTCTGGAGAGTTGACATTTGTGTCTGTATATGATTCAGGCTGATGTGGTGTTAGGCTTGAGTGATAACTCGATTCTGTAGGCACTTTTATACCACTGGAATGGCACAATTTATATTTTTATTCGTGTGGAAGTCGGTCAGCTCTATCCTCATATTACCCTCATAATGAGCCGAGGAGTACGAAGGAGCTCGGCATGTGAAGCAAAGAATTCGTGGTTTGTCAAGTTCCCAATGACTTACCAAGCTCGTTCAAAGATTCTTTGGAGTCTGTAGTACTCGATTTAGAATTGTTGTCAGTAGGTCCTCGTAATAAGCGTTGAAACTTCCTGTAATGGTAATGGTGTGGGCCATTTATGGCATTTCTAAGTACAGAACGCCCCGCTGACGAGACACGTATTTTCTCAGTTGCTCCGCAACCGTACGATGAAGACGTGAGCACGCAAGTCAAGAGATAATGGGCGCCTATTTATAGCGACATAACCACCGGAGAAGATTAAGTATCTAGATACATTGGGATCTTCCTGTCGCTTTGCAATTTGGCCATGTTCTTTGCAGGACCTCAGAGAGTGAAACATGAAAGATTTTGCTTGTCGATTCGATCTTTCTTATCAAAGAACCTCAATTATTCCTTATGCTCTGGCATAGACGCAAGGATTACTGTATCACTTTGTAGACTGTAACTGCTATGGGCGTGTGTTTTATACATCCGAGATGACCGACATATGTCAACCATAAAATACATCTGAATCGATACTATTCTTCAAACAGAAAATCCTTGTCCTTTCATGTCACCTCTGTGAGCTCCCTACGATTTCTCTTTTGCTTAATGTCATCTTTGCAGGTTTGCTACTACCATCGGAAACACTATTCTTTTTGCTATTTTGAAATTTTGCGGTACATAAATTTTATAGTTTTTGCACTCTTGGACCATTATACAATACTCTTTACGCCTTTTCTGTTGCAAAAGAGAGCGTCCTAGTGAAATTCTGTcctttgacaatgtcatGTCCATCATGAGCGTGGGAGGATTTTGTGGAGGTCAGCTGACGAACGTCGGGCGCTGCGGTTGTTCCCGGGGCGCTAAGGTACCATCGCAGAACGGCTGCCTAACGTCGGCACAATTTCTCACCAGCGAACCGCGTCTTCCCCTGCACGCCAGCGCTCCTGTGAGTACCTAGTGCCTTACTTCTGAATATGACCAACTATATTGCGTCTCCTCAACAGCCTAGAAAGGCGGAAACATTCTGATTATTTGGAGAATGTCTCCCGCCCGTCCCGGAGACAGCCAACTATGTCGTCTATCCGATTACAGATATACCCCGAATCCAACTCGGCTGTGTAAACGGTGGGTGGGAATGGAACAGCGCAGCCACATGAGCTCTTTCCTGTTCATATATCTATAGCACCTATTGGATAACGCTCTCCAGCTCATTTTTGGCTCGTCGCTCCTGTTCTATCCCACCTTCCACTTCTACTGCATGCCTCCTCCGCACATTCAGGTTGTTTGCACAGAGGACGAGGTTGTCGAGGCAGTCTCACCAATTTCCTTGACCATTACCCGGCGCCGGTCGCACACCATCGATTTTGGTCCAAA
Proteins encoded:
- a CDS encoding Short-chain dehydrogenase/reductase ATR9, translated to MSTLQNKTIVVVGGSSGIGFGVALASLQYLAATVIIASSNKGRVEGAVSRLKAYNLPGEVRGEVLDAKDSSAVKAFAAALGLVDHVVWTGGEVPKGEEGGGLPYSNVQSAEEGQAIFTLGFWGPFILARNVKFNPGGSLILTGGVAGHRPFPGGYLASGAVSALEGLTRGLALEFSPIRVNLVCPGMILDKMFGEHKDSIVKAYNEKILLKRAGEPSEIAEAYIFLMKCGYITGQPIYVEGGFMLL